Sequence from the Ostrea edulis chromosome 8, xbOstEdul1.1, whole genome shotgun sequence genome:
GTTCCTTTGCCAAGCACTTGGCATTGAAAAGCAAGAAATTCATGGTTTTTGGATCAGATTTTCATAACCCCAGGTCCTGTGTCATGACAAAGTTTTCGATAATGGACATTCTTCATGGTCCTGAGAGTCGTGTAGATGTTTAGATTAATATGTGGCACTTCATGTATGTCTGAAGCTGTCTCAATATGATTtgaaacaacaaacaaaaccaaaattATTCAAACAATGCATTTGTTGCACAATATATCTGAATCAATCCCTTTCTAATTTTAAACCAAAGAGCAGGGAAAAAATTGCACTTCCTAGTGTTTTACAAAACTTTCCTACTTGTATTCTGCAAAacacaaatctgattaaaatactaaattctcaatatatttTATTGGATACGCTGTAATTTTTAATTCGATACTACTTCATTTTTCAGAAGTACAGCAGAATTGGAGACGTTCAACAATCTTATTTTAATGTATTGTGGCAAAAGGTTTGCTTTTTCCCCACCTGTTTACAGGGCTAGAAGCCAGTTGGCTGCATTAGATTACAACAACAATGTGGACAGGATGGTGAAAAGAAACTTGGATGGGACAGTGCAGTaagcattttaatttactttatATACGTGTATAAAAGTTCCATTTGATTATTTCCAATTCAAATGATGGGGTGGTTCAAGCTATTTCCTAGTCTTAAGTTGTGTAATGGGCTTCACAAAATTATTTGGTAGCGGGTGTagtaaattttataattcatatgTAATATCATACCcctgatttttttctataatagGCAACACAGAACATTCAACAAAAAAAGTGGCCGCTGGAGTGTAACACCAGTAAAAGTTGAAAAGAGCTACAGACACGTGGACATCATAATGGAAAGAGTGGTGGCTGCCCGTCTGAATGACCAGGAAGGCATGAGTCAGCCTGTAGTGTTTGACATTGATGACCCACGCCGCTTGAGCAGGACCATTGCCCCAATTGATCCAAAGCCAACGACGGAGTTGGTCGAGGAGAAAGTGTCACGGTTTCAAGCAACAGACTAATCGTGAACATTTGCAAATGTAGCTTTGttaatatttgtataatttaGTATAGTGTGTAAACACGGTCACCTATGCATActtgattttgttaaacaaCCCAGAAGACTGATGTACTGGACTACTGGTgcttaaaattgaaatttctgaTATGATATCCATGACAATGTGCTtataggaaaactgatttgaaATAATGCTAACAAAAGTTTTAGGAAAATTGTTTGTGTAgttgaattttgatatttctaacaTCGATATCTTAAATACTATGGATATATCCAAGGGAGTTAGAAGGACAAATTACTTCTTTATGTATAACCTCAATGTCTTGCATCCTCGGAAATCTTTTTCTCTTGGCCCCATCAAGTTAGAAATTTGACAACATTTATCAAATGTCTTTGTTTTTACAAAGACATCATGCCATACGTCATATCATAGTCTCAATCAGTCCATTAGAATTCAGGTGTTATCTTGGTTATCAAATAGTCTACAATTTTTAGCATTATCGTGTACATATCATTTTAGTGTATGTTTTTCCCCCAGATATTGTCATGTTTATTAGCTAGTctattattttcatgtattCTCTTAGTGTGTAATTTCTGGAATTACCATGTTTGTCAGACAGTCAGTCCATTACTGGATGAATTCAAATATCCTTATGATCTCAAATTCAATACTATTTTCATATGATACGCATATAACTACGGCTGTGGTACTAAGAGGTTGGACTTCAATCATGCACTTTTCAGCAAAATGAACCACAAGTATCAGTATATTGCAGCTTGTCACAATTGATCACCATGAAGAGAGGAAGTTGCCTATTTGTCAAGGTCTTAGTctcagttaataggaaaacagGCAGAATACGGACCGAGCTATTGGGGCTAAgaccattaaacttggtacacatactcttCATGCCAAGTGAAGGTCAAAGGCTAAGGTCATACCATTAAATAGCAAGAAAACTTTGTAGGCAGGATGCAGACAGATCTATTGGGTGTAGGACAGTCAAACTTGTTACACGTACACCTTACataggatgcctattgtttctctaGGTCTCCGTCATAGTATAAACCATGTAgttattgccctgaaatttagtcatatgCTTcctctgggggggggggggggataagttcagttggattggtgcaccataaCCTACATTAGGGATAAAAGtgggtcaaacagttttccagactttttatCCATTCAGAGTAAATTATGTAATTGCAGTTCCAACGGCCATGTATAATTGTGCACAGGTATTAGCAAGATtgtgtatttacattttatagGATTTTGTATTAAATCATGACTTTGGAACACACACAAACTTTTcgttatatgaaatgaaaaactAATGTTGGTATACAACTATATTTTTAGTCAACATAAAACATTGTAGGTCAgcaatgtatatgaaaatgCCTTGGCTGAAGGCAATTCAATCCTTTAATGAATTGAGGCATCCTGATGCTCTTGAAATTTTAGGAGCAATTCTGGTTTGTTAAATGTTGGCTACATTATGTATAACATGGTAGACGCAAATCATTTTTGCCAACTTTACTTAATATTGACCAAGTTTTAGAGACTTTAATTGACATCTTGAAAAAGTCTGAAAGATTGTCCATCAAAATGTGTTCAGCAAGCATTGCAGAAGATTTCTGAGTCTGGTTAAAAATCCATGTCTTGAACTTGACATGTTCCAAGTTGTCGTGCAAGATTTCAAATTACGGTATAACGTGACAGTCTGTTCAAAtggagaatgtaaatatattttctccATATGTTGCTCAAAAACAAAGATATATACAAGACTAAATTTTGGTTAATTTGGATTACACAGGTTCTGGATAACAATGacatacatttattacaattgtactGTAATTCGAGATCTTGGCATTTTACAATGTATTGGTCAAGATATGTTTCCCCTCTATTTGATGAAGTTTACAAACAACTTGATGCATATCATTTTGTGTTGATACTCAATATCCAGAAAGTTTAATCAGGTTTTGGTACAagtaataaataatttatattttattgcaaTCTGTTATCTTTGAAACCAATGTAATGTCCATGAGGGTCAGGAAATTTGTCTCTGATACGCCACACACAACAGCTAAGAATTACACGTCTATCTTCAGCTCCCAATTTCCCATGATGCCAAAGTACAAATTGGCGATATCCCGTGTGGCGATTGGCTCTGTTTCTATCTGCATCTTCTGGCATTGCCAAAATATCTTGGCGGTAGAGTCTTGCCAATGCAAGAACTGCCTCGTCTAAAATGAGCACCCCGAAATCCTAAAATATACACATGCAACGGaattgttacaaaaatataattaCTAAAATATATGGTACACAATAGTAAAATTAATGTCAACCAGAGTGCCTAAAACGTACCGGCAATCTAGAAATACAGTTATCAGGATTTCTTTGGCAGCAGACTTTCTCCCTAGGAGTTGGCATGTCTCTACAATGAGAGCAGATGCACCATGATGGTTGTACTGTTCCACCCCCAGAAGGTTGAAATCTTTGTTCAGGCTCCAAAATACTGAACAAGTACTCTGGGTTTTCCCTCACAACTCTTTTAAGGGTGTCCCTCATCTCATCAGGTGATAGTGCATCTACTTTACTCTACAGAGATGTatagaaacaaaatttcaaacacgcTTCAAAACGATTGTAGAAAATTTCAACTTATACAACATTTGcattaaaaattattcttgtACCTCAATATCTCTCCGTCTCTCTGCTAAGGCTGTTGCTGCCATCTCTACTGGTGGCTGGACCCTCCTTCGTCCCCGCTTGGTTGGTGCTCGGGGATGAGCCCCGAGTGCAACGTCTGGCTCTCTTTGCATTCTGGGCCGTCCTCTACCTCCACGAAGTTTCCGTGGTCTACCACGTCCCCTTGGCGCAACTGGTTGCGGCGGTGAACTACTACCGGTATCCGATTCGCTTTCTGAGACCTGTGAGAATTAGTAAAAATacattatttaaatatttaagtGTTGTTGGTAAATATACGCAAATTTTTCAGAAACATTTCCCGCGAAAATGTCGAACCCGTCGTGGACCCCACTAGTTCGAAACATCCTAAATCGGAGAAAACATTTGGtgtattatcaattttcatgaaGTAAACATTGATATTATTAACCTGTTCAAAGAATTTCAATAACCTTACCTCGGATTCCATTTTTCTTGACTGCAGTAATTAGCGTTTCTTCTTTATCTGACAATGTTTCCTAGCACAAGTACCTGCCACTCTCTATCACGTGATACAAACAGATATGGTAAAAAGCGAAGCGATtcgtaaaacaattttatttccgGATGATCTTTAAACGGCCTTTACACTGTGGTAGGGGTCGCATTGAATGTCTAAAATATTCAGTAGAGTTTAGTTTTCCATAGCTCTATCTTTTTccattgtaaaacaaataaaaataaaacatgattttgagTCATAGTGGGCCTTTaaataacatttacataaaaggttAAATTAGTGTACCTATACATTTAGCTTATTGGactaaaattaaattcatactTCGTTCAATGATCTTCAAAAAATAACATTAGTCAGTATTAAACATGCAAGACAATATAATACAAAGGACAGAAAAGTCTTAAACATTGGCAATCCTGTACAATGACTGTACTTCACAGTAACGgccaattttatttttttaaaattacaaactGGGAAATAGATTTTTCAAATAGAACTTTTAGAAtaatacatttaatattccTGATGCAATTAGTATGCTTGGCTTTTAAAATCAAGTGATACATTAGGTAATTtaattcttcaaaattgttgaattcacataaattcattgactacaattatatatgtaatttttcaacatatttcaaagTTATTACTGAC
This genomic interval carries:
- the LOC130049437 gene encoding P2X purinoceptor 7-like, producing MRDTLKRVVRENPEYLFSILEPEQRFQPSGGGTVQPSWCICSHCRDMPTPREKVCCQRNPDNCISRLPDFGVLILDEAVLALARLYRQDILAMPEDADRNRANRHTGYRQFVLWHHGKLGAEDRRVILSCCVWRIRDKFPDPHGHYIGFKDNRLQ